ATTTACCAGGATCCTCATGTTCATAATCAGAATTTTATTCTGCACTACGGTGATTTAACTGACTCTTCTAACCTCACCCGTATCTTGCAGGAAGTGCAGCCCGACGAAGTGTACAACCTGGGTGCACAGTCGCACGTAGCGGTTTCGTTTGAATCACCAGAATACACCGCCGATGTGGATGCGATGGGTACGCTGCGTATTCTGGAAGCCATTCGTTTGCTGGGCCTGGAAAAGAAAACAAAGTTCTATCAGGCTTCTACATCTGAACTCTATGGTTTGGTACAGGAAATTCCGCAAAAAGAGACTACGCCTTTCTACCCGCGATCACCCTATGCGGTGGCAAAACTGTACGCCTATTGGATTACCGTGAACTACCGTGAAGCCTACGGCATGTATGCCTGTAACGGCATTTTGTTTAATCACGAATCCCCGCGCCGTGGTGAAACCTTTGTTACCCGTAAAATTACCCGTGGCTTGGCAAACATTGCTCAGGGTTTAGAACAGTGCTTGTTCATGGGGAATATGGATGCACTGCGTGACTGGGGCCATGCCAAAGATTACGTGCGTATGCAATGGATGATGCTGCAACAAGAAAAACCAGAAGATTTTGTTATTGCCACCGGGGTGCAGTATTCAGTACGACAGTTTATTGAATGGTCCGCCAAAGAGCTTGGCATTACTCTGCGTTTTGATGGCAAAGGTGTCGATGAAGTAGCAGTTATTACTGCCATTGAGGGCGATAAAGCACCGGCCTTGAAAGTAGGTGACACTATTGTACGGGTAGACCCGCGCTATTTCCGTCCGGCAGAAGTAGAAACCCTGTTAGGTGATCCAAGCAACGCCAAAGCCAAATTGGGTTGGGTACCGGAAATTACCGTGCAGGAAATGTGTGCCGAAATGGTCGCAGAAGACCTGAAAACCGCACAGCGCCATGCACTGCTTAAGCTGCACGGCTACGAAGTACCGGTATCGGTAGAGAACTGATGGTTATGGCAAAACAACGTATTTTTATTGCGGGCCATAATGGGATGGTTGGCTCTGCCCTGGTACGCCAGTTAGATAGAAGCCCGGAAATTCAGCTGGTAGTTCGTAATCGCAGCGAGTTGAACTTATTGGATCAGCAAGCTGTTCAGCAGTTTTTTAAGCACGAACGGATTGATCAGGTATACCTGGCTGCTGCCAAAGTAGGGGGCATTCACGCTAACAATGAATACCCTGCTGAGTTTATTTACGAAAACCTGATGATTGAAGCCAACATCATTCATGCTGCGCACAAAGCGGGTGTGCAGAAGTTATTGTTTTTAGGCTCCTCCTGCATCTACCCCAAAATGGCCGAACAGCCGATGACAGAGGCGGCGTTATTAACCGGTACGCTGGAACCCACCAACGAACCCTATGCCATTGCTAAAATTACTGGGATTAAACTGTGTGAAAGTTACAACCGCCA
This region of Pseudomonas wenzhouensis genomic DNA includes:
- the gmd gene encoding GDP-mannose 4,6-dehydratase; the protein is MKKALITGVTGQDGSYLAEFLLEKGYQVHGIKRRASLFNTQRVDHIYQDPHVHNQNFILHYGDLTDSSNLTRILQEVQPDEVYNLGAQSHVAVSFESPEYTADVDAMGTLRILEAIRLLGLEKKTKFYQASTSELYGLVQEIPQKETTPFYPRSPYAVAKLYAYWITVNYREAYGMYACNGILFNHESPRRGETFVTRKITRGLANIAQGLEQCLFMGNMDALRDWGHAKDYVRMQWMMLQQEKPEDFVIATGVQYSVRQFIEWSAKELGITLRFDGKGVDEVAVITAIEGDKAPALKVGDTIVRVDPRYFRPAEVETLLGDPSNAKAKLGWVPEITVQEMCAEMVAEDLKTAQRHALLKLHGYEVPVSVEN